A region of the Pseudomonas sp. A34-9 genome:
AAGTTCGCCAAGGACGCGCTGATCCGTCTGATCAAGCTCGCGGAAATCGCGATCATGGCCGTAGGATCGGTCGGTTTCCTCTTTGATCACTTGTCGCTGATGCTGGTGGCGCTGTTCGCCATGGGCACGCACTCGGCGCTGTTCGGGCCGGTGAAATATTCGATCCTGCCGCAGGCGCTGCGTGAGGATGAATTGGTCGGCGGAAACGGCCTGGTGGAGATGGGCACGTTTCTGGCGATTCTCGCCGGGACCATCGGCGCCGGGGTGATCATGTCATCGACCCATTACGCACCTCTGGTCTCGACCGCCATTGTCGGTATCGCCGTGCTGGGTTATCTGGCGAGCCGCAGTATTCCTCGTGCCGCCGCTGCGTCGCCAGAGATGCGCCTGAACTGGAACATCTTCAGCCAATCCTGGGCCACGCTGAAACTCGGTCTGGGCCAGACGCCCGCCGTGTCGCGCTCGATCGTCGGCAACTCGTGGTTCTGGTTTGTCGGGGCGATTTACCTGACGCAGATTCCGGCCTATGCCAAAGAGTGGATGCACGGTGATGAAACTGTTGTAACGCTGATTCTCACGGTGTTCTCGGTCGGTATTGCACTCGGCTCGATGCTGTGCGAGAAGCTGTCCGGGCGCAAGGTCGAGATCGGCCTGGTGCCGTTCGGCTCGTTTGGTCTGACCGTGTTCGGTTTGTTGCTGTGGTGGCATTCCGGTGGAATCCCCGATAGCGTCACCGGCCATAGCTGGATTGAAGTGTTGGGCTTCGTGCACACCTGGGCGGTGCTGATCGATATCCTTGGCCTTGGCATCTTCGGTGGTTTCTACATCGTGCCGCTGTACGCATTGATTCAGTCGCGCACTGCCGAGAACGAGCGGGCGCGGGTGATTGCCGCCAATAACATTCTCAACGCGCTGTTTATGGTGGTCTCGGCCATCGTCTCGATCGTGCTGCTGAGTGTGGTCAAGTTGTCGATCCCGCAATTGTTCCTGGTGGTGTCGCTGCTGAACATCGGTGTCAACGCCTACATCTTCAAGATCGTCCCCGAGTTCAGCATGCGCTTCATGATCTGGCTGCTCAGCCATTCCATGTACCGCGTCGAACACCGCAACCTTGAGGCGATTCCGGACGAGGGTGCGGCGCTGCTGGTGTGCAACCACGTGTCGTTTGTCGATGCCTTGCTGATTGGCGGTGCAGTGCGTCGGCCGATTCGCTTTGTCATGTACTACAAAATCTACAACTTGCCGGTGCTGAACTTTATCTTCCGCACGGCGGGGGCGATTCCGATTGCCGGGCGTAATGAAGACATCCAGATTTACGAAAAGGCTTTCACCCGTATTGCTCAGTATCTGAAGTACGGTGAGCTGGTGTGCATCTTCCCGGAAGGAAAATTGACTGCCGATGGCGAGATGAACGAATTCCGGGGCGGGCTGACGCGGATTCTCGAGGAGACGCCGGTGCCGGTGATTCCGTTGGCGTTGCAGGGGTTGTGGGGGAGTTTCTTCAGTCGCGATCCGAACAAGGGCGTGTTTCGCCGGTTGTGGTCGCGGGTGACGCTGGTGGCGGGTGCGCCGGTAGGCGTTGAAGTGGCAGAGCCGGCGCAGTTGCAGGCGTTGGTCGGGGAGTTGCGCGGGGCAGTTAGATAATCTGTGACTGTGTGGGCCTCACTCCTACATTTGAAATGCGATTCCCTGTAGGAGTGAGCCTGCTCGCGATTGCGGCAGATGCCTAAGCGCTGACCTTGAGGCCAATCAACCCGGTAATGATCAACGCCACACTGGCCAGCCGAATCAACGCCATCGACTCGCCAAACAGAATGATCCCGGCAATCACCGTACCCACCGCGCCGACACCGGTCCAGATCGCATAAGCCGTACCCAGCGGCAGTTCCTTCATGGCAAGACCCAGCAGGCCAAGGCTGATGGCCATGGCCGCAACGGTCAGTACGGTGGGCAGCGGGCGGGTGAAGCCGTCGGTGTATTTCAGGCCGACGGCCCAGCCGACTTCGAACAGGCCGGCGAAAAACAGAATGATCCAGGACATGCAAGACCTCCATCGATAGACGGGGTCGTCCCCAGATTAATGACTCGATCGAGCCGCAGGGGCGTCCCCGCGTTGCGCGCTAGTTTGACGAGCATCAACCCGAGGATCAAGTTCCGAGGTCAGTCGGCCGCTTGCTGCGCCAGAGCCTCGCGATCTTCCTTTTCACTCATGCGCCGGAAGTACGTCGACAGCAAAGCTCCGGAAATATTGTGCCAGACGCTGAACAGCGCGCTCGGCACCGCCGCCAAGGGCGAAAAATGCGCACTGGCCAAGGCCGCGCCCAGTCCAGAATTCTGCATGCCAACCTCCAGCGCCAGCGACTTGCGCTGGGCCAGCGGCAATTTGAACAGGCGCCCGGTGAAATAACCCAGCAGGTAACCGAAGCTGTTGTGCAGCATCACCACGGCCATGATCAACAGACCGGATTCGGCGATTTTTGCCTGACTGGCCGCCACTACGGCGGTGACGATGATCACGATGCTGACCACCGACACCAGCGGCAACACATCCACCGCATGGCGCACCTTGTCACCCAGCAAACGCTGGGCAACCACACCGAGAATGATTGGCAGCAACACCACTTGCAGGATCGACCAGAACAGCTCCATGAACGACACCGGCAGCCATGACGAAGCCAGCAGCCAGATCAGCGCCGGGGTCAGCAGCGGGGCGAGGAGGGTGGTGACGGCGGCGATGGCCACCGACAACGCCAGATCGCCACGAGCCAGCCAGGTCATCACGTTGGACGAAGTGCCACTCGGGCAGCAACCGACCAGAATCACCCCGACGGCGATTTCCGGCGGCAGGTGAAACACCTGGCAAAGCAACCACGCCACACCGGGCATGATCACGAAATGTGCAACCACGCCCAGCGCCACGCGCCACGGATGGCGGGCGACGGCAGCGAAGTCGTCAAGTTTGAGGGTCAGGCCCATGCCGAACATCACCAGGCCCAGCAGCGGCACGATTGCGCTCTTGAGGCCGAGGAACCACGCCGGTTGCAGGAACGCAATCACGGCGAAAATCAGAACCCAGTAAGCGAAGGTATTGCCGACAAAGCGGCTGAGTGCAGCCAGTGCGCGCATGGCTTGTTCCTTATTATGTGAAAGCGTTAGGAAGCTAAGCATACGGTGCTTGCAAAAAGATCGCAGCCTTCGGCAGCTCCTACAGGAAAATGCATTCCATCTGTAGGCGCTGTCGAAGGCTGCGATCTTGGCTTTTCAGGCACCCCCTATAAAGAAGAGGGCACCTGCTTAAGGTTTTAGATACCTTGCGGAGTCTCTTCCCCACCCAACGCTTCCACCAGCGCCGGCAGGAAATCGCCGAAGGTCAGCATCATCAGGGTGAAGCTGGCGTCCAGTTGCCCCAGCGCCTCATCGCCACCGTCCTGCTCCGCCTGATCCTGCAACAGATCTTCGAACTTCAGACGTTTGACGGTCATCTTGTCATCGAGCATGAAGGACAGCTTGTCCTGCCAGGCCAGCGACAACTGCGTAACCACTTTGCCAGTGCTCAGGTGCAGCTGGATTTCTTCGCTGGTCAGATCCTGACGCTTGCAACGGACGATGCCGCCGTCTTCGTGGGTGTCGCGCAGCTCGCATTCGTCCAGAACATAGAAGTCGTCGGCAGCTTTCTGCGTGGTGACCCATTCGGTCATGGTCGCGGTTGGCGACATTTTTACGGTCAGCGGACGGACGGGCAGGGTGCCGATCACTTCACGCAGGGTCGACAGCAGGTCTTCGGCGCGTTTCGGGCTGGCCGAGTTGACCAGGATCAGGCCCTGTTTCGGCGCGATGGCGGCGAAGGTCGACGAGCGACGGATAAAGGCGCGCGGCAGGAACGCCTGGATGATTTCATCCTTGATCTGATCGCGTTCCTTCTTATAGACCTTGCGCATCTGCTCGGCTTCGATCTCTTCGACCTTCTCCTTGACCGCGTCGCGCACGACGCTGCCCGGCAGAATGCGTTCTTCTTTACGCGCAGAAATCAGCAGGAAGTCACCGCTGACGTGCACCAGTGGCGCATCTTCGCCTTTGCCGAACGGCGCGACGAAACCGTAGGTGGTCAACTCCTGGCTTGCACATGGACGCGCCAGTTTGGTGGCCAGTGCAGTTTCCAGCGCCTCGGCATCGACAGGCAGGTCTTGGGTCAGGCGATAGATAAGCAGGTTTTTGAACCACATGGGGTGAGTCTCTCCTTTATACAAAGGGGGGCATTATTGTCTTCGCCGTCTCATAGGCCAACCCTTCTCTAAGCCTTTGGAAGGCCTGAGAAAATTATTTAAAAAAGTGCTTGCCAGAGGTAGGGTCGCTCCGTAGAATGCGCGCCACACCGAAGCGAAGGGTGATTAGCTCAGCTGGGAGAGCGTCTGCCTTACAAGCAGAATGTCGGCGGTTCGATCCCGTCATCACCCACCATTCGTTTCAAGTGTTTAGCGCAGCGGTAGTTCAGTCGGTTAGAATACCGGCCTGTCACGCCGGGGGTCGCGGGTTCGAGTCCCGTCCGCTGCGCCATATTCGGTAACCTGGAACACTGAACGCCAGGTCACCACGGAAAAACCCGCCAAGGCGGGTTTTTTTCTGCTCCAAGGTTGTACCCGCGGGATGTGTCGTTTTACCGGTTTTCGGATTTATTTGAAAAAAACTTCAATTAAATCAACACTTTACGAAAACTTGTGGCATAATGCGTCCCGTAACGAAGCGAAGGGTGATTAGCTCAGCTGGGAGAGCGTCTGCCTTACAAGCAGAATGTCGGCGGTTCGATCCCGTCATCACCCACCATTCGTTTCAAGCGTTTCGCGCAGCGGTAGTTCAGTCGGTTAGAATACCGGCCTGTCACGCCGGGGGTCGCGGGTTCGAGTCCCGTCCGCTGCGCCATATTCGGAATCTGGAACACTGAACGCCAGATTCCACAGAAAGCCCGCCTAGTGCGGGCTTTTTGCTGTCTGGCATTTGAGTATTTTTTGCTGCATATATCTATGTAGTGCCTGCCAGCCAAGCCGCTTTCGGACAATGGCAACGTTGTTCATGACTCATTTCGCGTCATGAACCCGTTCAATTGCTTACCGAGAGACTGAATTCATGAGTGATCCCCTTCCAGCAAAACCTGCCGAAAAATCGGTGGACTTAGCGTTTCTGGCTCGTAAACCGACATTCCTTGAATGTGATGACGCCGCCGCCTTTCTCCATGGCATGAAGTTCGAGGAAAACACCGAGGTTCTCTGGTTTATCCTGAAAAATAGCCAAGGACGGTATGTTTGTGCCGAGTTCTTGAAATCAGACGCACCGGAAGTGAGTAACGACAGCGACCCACTCGAAGATCCACTTTTCGTGTCCAAGTGTGCGAGGGGGCAATTGTGCGTTCCTGTCGGATATACCGTCGTCGCCAGTTTCCATTTACATCCACGCGCAAAGCCGGGCCCGACCGAAACATCGGCGGAGTTTTCTTATCGCAATCGCTTTTTTTCGTGGTCCGATCTGTGGGCCGTAATGAACCGACGGCGCCAGTACTCCAGGTGCTATCTGTCCACAGGCGAGGACGGTCTTATTTCATACACTTCAAATGCATCGGATTTTGAGGCTGACCTGGCCCGGCAGATTGCGAAAAATACAGACAAAAGCGCCGGTTTGATTCAGCGCTTGTATGAAGGAGGCACTTTTCCGGCCAGCATCTGGATTCTGCTGGCTATCGGGGCCGGTGAACTCCAGGTGGTAGTCAATTGCGTCGCTAAAAGCGCGTTATGGTTTCGCCGAGGCGCATTGAATGCCAATTGGAAATGGTACGTTGACCCAAATAATCGGAAAAAGAAGCGCTCGATCGAATTGATGCCGATTTTCAGCCCCGTGTTCCATGACATCGCAGGCGTTGCGTCCTACTGGCGTATCAGGCAGCCCAATTCATCCGAGGGGCAAACAGTGGGTGTGATTCTCAAGCATAACCACCGGGATGAGTTTATTGCCACCGCTGCCCATTTCAGTGATTACGTAACCTTTGACTTGCCTATGCTCTTCCCCAAGGATCGGCACGGCAACCTCCAGTTTCCCGAGGGGTTCCGGGTCTATGGTTTCTATCATTCGAGCAAGCCGTCGCTTCCAGACCTTTTGCCCGCAGCGGACACCGAACGCTTCAAGAACTTTTTTTCCCCTGCCGATATGAAAGTCGGACTGGATCGATTGGTCGCGGCTCCTCATCACCACTTGTTCATGATCACGCCTGATGAGGCGGTCTTGAGCTTTTCGCAACCCGGTATTCCAGTCAGAGCGTTGATTGTTGAGTTGACGACGGACTTTGAACGGAAGTTGGTCTCGGGTGAAACCACCACACAGATGTATGTCGACAAAGTCGCGGCGGCCGGAAACCTGAGCGTGCTCTCGCCGAGCAAGACATGGCCGACTGTCGGTAGGGTCAGGCCGTCTGCCGAGTTGATAGCGCGGATTCCCGAGCCTGCAGAGTAATCAATCGCCATTACGCTGGTGACGATAGTCGCTGATCGCTTCGTACACAGCCTTGCGCAGTCGGTTGATCCCACCGATCGGGCGGTGCGCTTCAATGCCAAACCACGGGTTGAACGACAGGTTATCGCATTGCAGATTCAACGCGGGGGTATCGAAATCCTGCGGCGGCAGGGTGATCCGCGCGACCGTTTCGAAGGGCGAGTCCTGCTCGCGCCATTCGATGCTCGTGTCCTCGATCGGCATGTATTTGTGGGCATCCTGGCGCTGGATCTGCAGCACGAAACAGGCCGGCACTCGATCCGTCGACAATTGCTGATTCAACGCGCTGCGCAGGAAGTTCGGCAGGTCGTGGTTCTGTTTGGGTAATGTGTACGCGGGGCAGTTATCCGGATCGGGTGCTACGCGAAACTTTGCATTCGCCTCGCCGAATTTGTAGGGCGAAACCGAAAAGTACGTCGTCGTGGTCGGGCTGTCCGGCGGTGGCGACAAGGTTGCCAGCGCGATAAACAAATGGCGGATTTGCCAGGTGCGCGGGTCCCATCCGGGGAAAAACGCCATGACCTTCTTGCCGTCAGCCTGCGCCGCCACATTCTGACGATACTCGGCGACATCGCTGACAAAGAAGTTCGGGTGGCTGAACATCACGAAATCCTGTTCAG
Encoded here:
- the sugE gene encoding quaternary ammonium compound efflux SMR transporter SugE, whose translation is MSWIILFFAGLFEVGWAVGLKYTDGFTRPLPTVLTVAAMAISLGLLGLAMKELPLGTAYAIWTGVGAVGTVIAGIILFGESMALIRLASVALIITGLIGLKVSA
- a CDS encoding bile acid:sodium symporter family protein; its protein translation is MRALAALSRFVGNTFAYWVLIFAVIAFLQPAWFLGLKSAIVPLLGLVMFGMGLTLKLDDFAAVARHPWRVALGVVAHFVIMPGVAWLLCQVFHLPPEIAVGVILVGCCPSGTSSNVMTWLARGDLALSVAIAAVTTLLAPLLTPALIWLLASSWLPVSFMELFWSILQVVLLPIILGVVAQRLLGDKVRHAVDVLPLVSVVSIVIIVTAVVAASQAKIAESGLLIMAVVMLHNSFGYLLGYFTGRLFKLPLAQRKSLALEVGMQNSGLGAALASAHFSPLAAVPSALFSVWHNISGALLSTYFRRMSEKEDREALAQQAAD
- a CDS encoding catalase family protein, with protein sequence MISTFKKEQSLLSRIWLWLGRLLGKALLIMLAIGLLCWAIATAWFAWQHRGPVSAQEQIPTGEAALTQDVIQTAVRIVDQHRESTRYLRDAHAKAHGCVKAQVQVLPELAQSLRQGVFSEPGKTWQAMIRLSNGNAYPQFDSIRDARGMAIKLLDVPGKQLLGNRQAQSEQDFVMFSHPNFFVSDVAEYRQNVAAQADGKKVMAFFPGWDPRTWQIRHLFIALATLSPPPDSPTTTTYFSVSPYKFGEANAKFRVAPDPDNCPAYTLPKQNHDLPNFLRSALNQQLSTDRVPACFVLQIQRQDAHKYMPIEDTSIEWREQDSPFETVARITLPPQDFDTPALNLQCDNLSFNPWFGIEAHRPIGGINRLRKAVYEAISDYRHQRNGD
- the rdgC gene encoding recombination-associated protein RdgC, whose amino-acid sequence is MWFKNLLIYRLTQDLPVDAEALETALATKLARPCASQELTTYGFVAPFGKGEDAPLVHVSGDFLLISARKEERILPGSVVRDAVKEKVEEIEAEQMRKVYKKERDQIKDEIIQAFLPRAFIRRSSTFAAIAPKQGLILVNSASPKRAEDLLSTLREVIGTLPVRPLTVKMSPTATMTEWVTTQKAADDFYVLDECELRDTHEDGGIVRCKRQDLTSEEIQLHLSTGKVVTQLSLAWQDKLSFMLDDKMTVKRLKFEDLLQDQAEQDGGDEALGQLDASFTLMMLTFGDFLPALVEALGGEETPQGI
- a CDS encoding MFS transporter → MSHPSQFNLLRTRRFLPFFITQSLGAFNDNVFKQSLILAILYRLTIEGDRSIWVNLCALLFILPFFLFSALAGQFGEKFAKDALIRLIKLAEIAIMAVGSVGFLFDHLSLMLVALFAMGTHSALFGPVKYSILPQALREDELVGGNGLVEMGTFLAILAGTIGAGVIMSSTHYAPLVSTAIVGIAVLGYLASRSIPRAAAASPEMRLNWNIFSQSWATLKLGLGQTPAVSRSIVGNSWFWFVGAIYLTQIPAYAKEWMHGDETVVTLILTVFSVGIALGSMLCEKLSGRKVEIGLVPFGSFGLTVFGLLLWWHSGGIPDSVTGHSWIEVLGFVHTWAVLIDILGLGIFGGFYIVPLYALIQSRTAENERARVIAANNILNALFMVVSAIVSIVLLSVVKLSIPQLFLVVSLLNIGVNAYIFKIVPEFSMRFMIWLLSHSMYRVEHRNLEAIPDEGAALLVCNHVSFVDALLIGGAVRRPIRFVMYYKIYNLPVLNFIFRTAGAIPIAGRNEDIQIYEKAFTRIAQYLKYGELVCIFPEGKLTADGEMNEFRGGLTRILEETPVPVIPLALQGLWGSFFSRDPNKGVFRRLWSRVTLVAGAPVGVEVAEPAQLQALVGELRGAVR